A window of Cellulomonas sp. SLBN-39 genomic DNA:
GCCCCCGTGGCGCCACCCTGACCCCCGCCGGCCGCATCCTCGCCGACGCCGCCGAGCGCATCGAGGCCGAGCTCGTCGAGGCCCGCAAGCAGCTCGCGACCCTCGGCGGCGAGCTCAGCGGGCGCGTCACCGTCGCCGGCTTCCAGACCGCCATCCGCGCCGTCGTCACGCCCGCGCTCGCGGACCTCGCCGAGCACCACCCGGGGGTCGAGCTCGTCGTCGAGGAGCGCGAGCCCGCCGACGCGCTGCGCCGCCTGCGCGAGGGCGACGCCGACGTCGTGCTCATCGAGCGCGACGAGGACGCCGACGGCCACACCCCCCGCGGCCAGCGCGACGTGGTGCTGCTGGAGGAGCCCTGGCGGGTCGTCCTGCCGCCTGCGGTGGCCGTCCCCGCGCAGCTGTCGGACCTGGCCGGTGCGACCTGGGTGGCGGCCGAGCCGGGCACCGCGGCGGCGCGGGCGCTGGCGCGTGTCGCGTCGATGGTCGGGCCGCTGACCACGCGGCACGTCTACTACGACTTCGACGTCGCGCTGGCGCTGGTCGCGGCGGGTCAGGGCGTCGGGATGCTCCCGGCGCTCGCGTTGCAGGGCGAGCTGCCCGACGGCGTCACCGTCGCGACCGTGCCGGGCCTCGGCTCGCGACGCCTGGTCGCCCGGCACCGTGCGACCCGGCACGAGCCCCGCCCCACCGTCACGGCGGTGCTGGACGAGCTGATGGCGGTCGCCGCGGGCCTCGACCTCGTCTGACCGCGACCGTGCCAGACTGCCGCGCATGAGCGCTGCCGCGGACCGGTACGACGACGCCTTCCTCACGGCCGCGCAGGTCACGCGCGACCTGCTCCGCCTCCCGCAGCTCGCGCCGGCGTGGGGTGAGCCCAGCGCGCTGCCCGGGCTGAGCGTCGGGGCGCTCGCGTGCCACCTGGGCAACCAGGTGGTCCGTGCCGCGCAGCTGCTCCCGCAGCAGGACGATCTGCCCGTGCTCGGCTCGGTCGACGAGCACTACCGCCGGGCGGCGTGGGTCACGGCACCGCCGGACGACGCGGTCAACGACCGCAGCCGCGACGAGGACGAGGCCCGCACGGGGCACGCCGCCCTCCTCGACCGGGTCGACGGCGCGGACCGCACCGTGCGGGCGCTGCTCGCCGACGGGTCCGCGCGCGACGTCGTCCCCGTGCCGTGGCAGGGCTGGTCGC
This region includes:
- a CDS encoding LysR family transcriptional regulator; translated protein: MTTDPRRLAVLLAVHRAGGVLAAADLLRVTPSAVSQQIARLEAEEGVPVLDRGPRGATLTPAGRILADAAERIEAELVEARKQLATLGGELSGRVTVAGFQTAIRAVVTPALADLAEHHPGVELVVEEREPADALRRLREGDADVVLIERDEDADGHTPRGQRDVVLLEEPWRVVLPPAVAVPAQLSDLAGATWVAAEPGTAAARALARVASMVGPLTTRHVYYDFDVALALVAAGQGVGMLPALALQGELPDGVTVATVPGLGSRRLVARHRATRHEPRPTVTAVLDELMAVAAGLDLV
- a CDS encoding maleylpyruvate isomerase N-terminal domain-containing protein; protein product: MSAAADRYDDAFLTAAQVTRDLLRLPQLAPAWGEPSALPGLSVGALACHLGNQVVRAAQLLPQQDDLPVLGSVDEHYRRAAWVTAPPDDAVNDRSRDEDEARTGHAALLDRVDGADRTVRALLADGSARDVVPVPWQGWSLRRDDFLLTRMLEMVVHSDDLVASLDVPAPPLPDAVLDPVVALLVRLSVARHGQSALVATLTRRERAREIYAF